The following are from one region of the Osmia bicornis bicornis chromosome 8, iOsmBic2.1, whole genome shotgun sequence genome:
- the LOC114878097 gene encoding LOW QUALITY PROTEIN: insulin gene enhancer protein ISL-1 (The sequence of the model RefSeq protein was modified relative to this genomic sequence to represent the inferred CDS: deleted 1 base in 1 codon) translates to MEIGGAAMQRMAAAGGPGPLSLQGPPRSVKISPVNIQDEPGDLTSQKSTSSHCVGCGGRIHDQWILRVAPNLEWHAACLKCAECQQFLDEHCTCFVRDGKTYCKRDYVRLFGTKCDKCSECFSKDDYVMRAKSKIYHIKCFRCSACMRQLVPGDEFALRQDGLFCRHDHDVLEGGKLCSGPGGVPGSENNNNASLMNNNHHLHPNDGSISDSGSESGSHKAGVGGTRGSGGHKSGGGSDGKPTRVRTVLNEKQLHTLRTCYAANPRPDALMKEQLVEMTGLSPRVIRVWFQNKRCKDKKKTIAMKQQMQEKVYFVQDGRKLGFGGMHGIPMVASSPVRHESSIGMTPLEVQAYQPPWKALSDFALHTDLDRLDPNTPSFHHLVSQMHGYDLHSGPPQLPPPGMLGGPMNDGGGGGGGGPLPPPGPHHPNSGGPDMGQHPDSTDSYVTYLESDSDSLHHDTGSP, encoded by the exons ATGGAAATCGGGGGTGCAGCGATGCAGAGGATGGCCGCTGCCGGAGGGCCCGGGCCCCTCAGCCTTCAGGGCCCTCCAAGGTCAGTGAAAATCTCACCCGTTAACATACAGGACGAACCCGGTGACCTCACTTCCCAAA agAGTACAAGCTCACACTGTGTGGGATGCGGTGGACGGATACATGACCAGTGGATTTTGCGGGTTGCACCGAATCTGGAATGGCATGCAGCTTGTTTGAAGTGCGCGGAGTGCCAACAATTTTTGGACGAGCACTGCACCTGTTTCGTTCGGGATGGGAAAACCTACTGCAAACGAGACTATGTTAG GCTGTTCGGAACGAAGTGCGACAAGTGCAGCGAATGTTTCAGCAAGGACGATTACGTGATGCGAGCGAAAAGCAAGATTTATCATATAAAGTGCTTCCGATGTTCGGCATGCATGAGACAACTAGTACCTGGCGATGAATTTGCCTTGAGACAAGACGGTCTTTTCTGCAGACACGACCACGATGTCCTCGAGGGTGGGAAGCTTTGTTCAGGACCCGGTGGTGTACCTGGAAGCGAGAATAACAACAACGCATCCcttatgaataataatcatcATCTGCACCCGAATGATGGCTCGATATCCG ATTCCGGCTCCGAAAGTGGATCGCACAAAGCGGGCGTGGGTGGCACCCGAGGATCGGGCGGCCATAAAAGCGGCGGTGGTTCAGATGGAAAACCGACTAGAGTTCGTACTGTTCTGAACGAGAAACAACTTCACACTTTGAGAACTTGTTACGCCGCAAATCCACGGCCAGACGCGTTGATGAAGGAGCAATTGGTCGAAATGACGGGCCTAAGCCCGCGCGTCATTAGGGTATGGTTCCAAAATAAACGGTGCAAGGATAAGAAGAAGACAATCGCCATGAAACAGCAGATGCAAGAAAAG GTATATTTTGTA CAGGATGGCCGTAAATTAGGCTTCGGTGGAATGCACGGAATTCCTATGGTAGCCAGTAGTCCCGTGCGACACGAGAGCTCCATAGGAATGACGCCACTCGAAGTGCAAGCTTATCAACCACCATGGAAAGCCCTATCTGACTTTGCCCTTCACACTGATCTGGACAGGTTAGATCCCAACACGCCCTCTTTCCATCATTTAGTATCGCAG ATGCATGGTTACGACCTTCATAGCGGGCCACCACAATTACCACCGCCAGGGATGCTCGGTGGACCGATGAATGACGGTGGAGGTGGCGGGGGTGGTGGTCCATTGCCACCTCCTGGTCCACATCATCCTAACAGTGGTGGTCCAGATATGGGCCAACATCCGGACAGCACCGATAGCTATGTAACTTACCTTGAAAGTGACAGTGATTCCCTTCATCACGATACAGGAAGTCCATAG